One part of the Xylanimonas allomyrinae genome encodes these proteins:
- a CDS encoding ABC transporter permease has product MTRRSTSGGALGRYVLVRFLLIIPTVFILVTTVFVLMRATGDPITAALGGRLTPTQLAERIHTAGYDRPVLVQYGEYLAGIVRGDFGTTLSDHRPVTEVLTTYGTATLELTVYAVLVALLLGIPLGMVSAYFRDRWPDAVLRVLAIFAYATPVFFAGLLLKLVFAVGLGWFPVSGRVSTSGEIAMRKADAASGFMLVDAVRTGDPQVVGDVLLHAALPATALGLLTAGVFLRLVRTNMIGTLGREYVDAARSRGVRERRLVTAHAWRPALIPVITVVGLQVAMLLVGAVLTETTFEWRGLGFQLAEYLKARDFVAVQGIVALMAVVVAVTNFLVDVIAALVDPRVRY; this is encoded by the coding sequence GTGACGCGTCGCTCCACCTCAGGAGGCGCACTGGGACGGTACGTCCTGGTGCGCTTCCTGCTGATCATCCCGACAGTGTTCATCCTGGTCACCACCGTGTTCGTGCTCATGCGCGCCACCGGTGACCCCATCACGGCCGCTCTCGGCGGCCGTCTCACGCCCACGCAGCTCGCCGAGCGGATCCACACGGCCGGCTACGACCGGCCCGTCCTCGTGCAGTACGGCGAGTACCTCGCGGGCATCGTGCGAGGCGACTTCGGCACCACGCTCTCGGACCACCGGCCCGTGACCGAGGTGCTGACGACCTACGGCACCGCGACGCTCGAGCTGACCGTGTACGCGGTCCTCGTGGCGCTGCTGCTGGGCATCCCGCTCGGCATGGTCTCGGCGTACTTCCGTGACCGCTGGCCCGACGCCGTGCTGCGCGTGCTGGCGATCTTCGCGTACGCCACACCCGTGTTCTTCGCGGGGCTGCTGCTCAAGCTCGTCTTTGCCGTCGGGCTCGGCTGGTTCCCCGTCTCGGGGCGCGTGTCGACGAGCGGGGAGATCGCGATGCGCAAGGCCGACGCGGCGTCAGGCTTCATGCTGGTCGACGCGGTGCGTACGGGCGACCCCCAGGTGGTCGGCGACGTGCTGCTGCACGCGGCGCTGCCGGCGACGGCCCTGGGCCTGCTCACGGCGGGCGTCTTCCTGCGCCTGGTGCGCACCAACATGATCGGCACCCTCGGGCGCGAGTACGTCGACGCGGCACGCTCGCGCGGCGTCCGCGAACGACGCCTCGTCACCGCGCACGCGTGGCGGCCGGCGCTCATACCCGTCATCACCGTGGTGGGGTTGCAGGTCGCGATGCTGCTGGTCGGGGCCGTGCTCACCGAGACGACGTTCGAGTGGCGCGGCCTGGGCTTCCAGCTCGCCGAGTACCTCAAGGCGCGGGACTTCGTCGCCGTGCAGGGCATCGTCGCGCTCATGGCCGTCGTCGTGGCCGTCACCAACTTCCTGGTCGACGTCATCGCGGCTCTCGTCGACCCGAGGGTGAGGTACTGA
- a CDS encoding ABC transporter substrate-binding protein, whose translation MTSFQASHRRLVAAGAGAAAAALILAACGGAKDDGAGGAADGGSLTIGTTDKITSLDPAGSYDNGSFAVMNQVYPFLLNTPYGSPDVEPDIAASAEFTSPTEYTVTLKPGLTFANGHDLTSSDVKFTFDRQVAIAADDGPSSLLWNLDSTEAPDDTTVVFHLKSENDQTFPQVLSSPVGPIVDEEVFSPDAVTADDTIVQGDAFAGPYKITSYAVNELISYEAFDGYQGLLGKPATSEVNVKYYADSSNLKLEIEQGAIDVAYRSLSATDVASLENNKAVKVEHGPGGEIRYITFNFDTQPFGAKTAEADPAKALAVRQAVANLIDRQSISDQVYKGTYTPLYSYVPEGLTGANEALKGLYGDGEGGPSAEKAKAVLDAAGVTTPVTLSLQYSNDHYGPSSGDEYAQIKDQLEADGLFQVDLQTTEWVQYSKDRTTDVYPAYQLGWFPDYSDADNYLTPFFLEENFLSNHYVNPTVDGLIHDQGVETDPAKRAELIGQIQDAVAQDLSTVPYLQGAQTAVVRAEVTGADKTLDASFKFRYGALAKG comes from the coding sequence ATGACCTCATTCCAGGCCTCCCATCGACGGCTGGTGGCAGCCGGGGCGGGCGCCGCCGCAGCCGCGCTGATCCTCGCCGCCTGCGGGGGCGCGAAGGACGACGGAGCGGGAGGCGCGGCCGACGGCGGTTCGCTCACCATCGGCACGACCGACAAGATCACGTCGCTCGACCCGGCCGGGTCCTACGACAACGGCTCTTTCGCCGTCATGAACCAGGTGTATCCCTTCCTGCTGAACACGCCCTATGGCAGCCCCGACGTCGAGCCCGACATCGCCGCGTCGGCCGAGTTCACCTCGCCCACCGAGTACACGGTCACGCTCAAGCCGGGCTTGACATTCGCCAACGGCCACGACCTGACGTCGTCGGACGTGAAGTTCACGTTCGACCGGCAGGTCGCCATCGCGGCCGACGACGGCCCGTCCTCGCTGCTGTGGAACCTCGACTCGACCGAGGCCCCCGACGACACCACGGTGGTCTTCCACCTCAAGTCCGAGAACGACCAGACGTTCCCGCAGGTGCTGTCGTCGCCCGTCGGCCCGATCGTCGACGAGGAGGTCTTCTCGCCCGACGCCGTGACGGCCGACGACACGATCGTCCAGGGCGACGCGTTCGCCGGCCCGTACAAGATCACCAGCTACGCGGTCAACGAGCTCATCAGCTACGAGGCCTTCGACGGATACCAGGGCCTGCTCGGCAAGCCTGCGACGTCCGAGGTCAACGTCAAGTACTACGCCGACTCCTCGAACCTCAAGCTCGAGATCGAGCAGGGCGCCATCGACGTCGCCTACCGCTCGCTGTCCGCGACCGACGTCGCGAGCCTCGAGAACAACAAGGCCGTCAAGGTCGAGCACGGGCCCGGCGGCGAGATCCGCTACATCACGTTCAACTTCGACACCCAGCCGTTCGGCGCCAAGACGGCCGAGGCCGACCCCGCCAAGGCGCTCGCGGTGCGTCAGGCCGTCGCGAACCTCATCGACCGCCAGTCGATCTCCGACCAGGTGTACAAGGGCACCTACACCCCGCTGTACTCGTACGTCCCCGAGGGCCTGACCGGCGCGAACGAGGCCCTCAAGGGCCTGTACGGCGACGGCGAGGGCGGCCCGTCCGCCGAGAAGGCCAAGGCCGTCCTCGACGCCGCCGGGGTCACCACGCCGGTCACGCTCAGCCTGCAGTACTCGAACGACCACTACGGGCCGTCGTCGGGTGACGAGTACGCGCAGATCAAGGACCAGCTCGAGGCGGACGGCCTGTTCCAGGTCGACCTGCAGACCACCGAATGGGTGCAGTACTCGAAGGACCGCACCACGGACGTCTACCCGGCCTACCAGCTCGGCTGGTTCCCGGACTACTCGGACGCCGACAACTACCTGACGCCGTTCTTCCTCGAGGAGAACTTCCTGAGCAACCACTACGTCAACCCGACGGTCGACGGTCTCATCCACGACCAGGGCGTGGAGACGGACCCGGCCAAGCGGGCCGAGCTCATCGGGCAGATCCAGGACGCCGTCGCGCAGGACCTGTCGACGGTGCCGTACCTGCAGGGTGCGCAGACCGCCGTCGTACGGGCCGAGGTCACGGGCGCCGACAAGACGCTCGACGCGTCCTTCAAGTTCCGTTACGGCGCACTCGCGAAGGGCTGA
- a CDS encoding dipeptide ABC transporter ATP-binding protein, which translates to MTATTPVVRIDDLAVSFATDAGPVRAVDGVTLDVSPGEVLAIVGESGSGKTVTAKTILGLLPETATVRGAVILSTRGADGTAGDRVTDVVAVSRARLREVRGRDVAMVFQEPSTALNPVYTVGWQIIEGLRAHGRLSRAQARSRAIEALRQVGIPEPEQRVDHYPHQFSGGQKQRIVIAMALSLGPGLIVADEPTTALDVTVQAEILDLLRRLRDETGTAIVLITHNMGVVADLADRVAVMYQGKVVEQAPVRDLFASPQDAYTKALLGAVPRIGEGRVRAQARAAARPPGWETAEPVVVASDLVITYPGRFRQPAFTAVDQVSLQIRPGEVLGLVGESGSGKTTIARAIAGLQPVSGGSLAVLGTELRGARGRDLAAIRPRIGFVFQDPATSFNPLLTIAECVAEPLVVHGRTASPSAARARVDELLEAVQLPRSYGERFPHELSGGQRQRASLARALALDPELLIADEPTSALDVSVQARVLDLFARLQRDLGFACLFVSHDLAVVDLLADRIAVLYHGQLVEEGTGAQVLESPQEDYTRRLLASLPVPDPGAQAARRTSR; encoded by the coding sequence ATGACCGCCACCACCCCGGTCGTGCGGATCGACGACCTCGCCGTCTCGTTCGCGACGGACGCCGGGCCCGTCCGGGCCGTCGACGGCGTCACGCTCGACGTCAGCCCCGGTGAGGTCCTGGCCATCGTCGGCGAGTCCGGGTCCGGCAAGACGGTCACGGCCAAGACCATCCTCGGCCTCCTGCCGGAGACCGCGACGGTGCGCGGCGCCGTCATCCTCTCGACGCGCGGCGCGGACGGCACCGCGGGCGACAGGGTGACCGACGTCGTCGCCGTCTCGCGCGCGCGACTGCGTGAGGTGCGAGGGCGTGACGTCGCGATGGTGTTCCAGGAGCCCTCGACGGCGCTCAACCCCGTCTACACGGTGGGCTGGCAGATCATCGAAGGGCTGCGCGCCCATGGGCGGCTGTCGCGGGCGCAGGCTCGCAGCCGCGCGATCGAGGCGCTGCGGCAGGTGGGCATCCCCGAGCCGGAGCAGCGTGTCGACCACTACCCGCACCAGTTCTCGGGCGGGCAGAAGCAGCGCATCGTCATCGCCATGGCGCTGTCCCTGGGCCCGGGGCTCATCGTCGCGGACGAGCCGACGACGGCGCTCGACGTCACCGTCCAGGCCGAGATCCTCGACCTGCTGCGGAGGCTGCGTGACGAGACCGGCACGGCCATCGTGCTCATCACGCACAACATGGGCGTGGTCGCCGACCTCGCCGACCGTGTGGCCGTGATGTACCAGGGCAAGGTCGTCGAGCAGGCGCCCGTGCGGGATCTCTTCGCCTCCCCGCAGGACGCCTACACGAAGGCGCTCCTGGGTGCGGTGCCGCGGATCGGGGAGGGCAGGGTGCGTGCGCAGGCGCGCGCCGCAGCCCGGCCACCCGGCTGGGAGACCGCCGAACCGGTCGTCGTGGCCTCCGACCTGGTCATCACCTACCCCGGACGCTTCCGGCAGCCGGCGTTCACCGCCGTCGACCAGGTGTCCTTGCAGATCCGCCCGGGCGAGGTGCTGGGTCTGGTGGGCGAGTCAGGCTCGGGCAAGACGACGATCGCGCGCGCCATCGCAGGGCTCCAGCCCGTCTCGGGCGGGTCGCTCGCCGTGCTGGGCACCGAGCTTCGCGGCGCGCGGGGGCGGGACCTCGCGGCGATCCGCCCCCGGATCGGGTTCGTGTTCCAGGATCCGGCGACGTCGTTCAACCCGTTGCTGACGATCGCGGAGTGCGTGGCAGAGCCGCTCGTCGTGCACGGGCGCACGGCGTCGCCCTCGGCGGCGCGTGCACGAGTCGACGAGCTCCTGGAGGCCGTCCAGCTCCCTCGCTCCTACGGGGAACGGTTCCCCCATGAGCTCTCCGGCGGGCAGCGGCAGCGAGCGTCGCTCGCCCGCGCTCTGGCGCTCGACCCGGAGCTGCTCATCGCGGACGAGCCGACCTCGGCGCTCGACGTGTCGGTGCAGGCCCGGGTGCTGGACCTGTTCGCGCGGCTCCAGCGTGACCTCGGGTTCGCGTGCCTGTTCGTGTCGCACGACCTTGCGGTGGTGGACCTGCTCGCCGACCGCATCGCCGTGCTGTACCACGGGCAGCTCGTCGAGGAGGGCACGGGGGCTCAAGTGCTGGAGTCGCCCCAGGAGGACTACACCCGCCGCCTGCTGGCGTCGCTCCCGGTCCCGGACCCCGGCGCGCAGGCCGCTCGTCGCACGTCCCGCTGA
- a CDS encoding copper resistance CopC family protein yields MVVAAPRRRTLPAALSLVTLTVIAAVAAVIGFAAPAGAHDRLVSSDPADGAALDAVPAAITLTFNDEVLGTGAQVVVTAGGADVAAQPAQVEGTTVVSALPPDAPGGAYHVAWRVVSADGHPIEGTFAFTVATSGASEGGPAAADPPAAADATEQPSDATADPDADASAGSATGPTGGQTEPADAAAGPGDAGSAGGSRAWVWGVVGAAVVATGAASVVGARRRRTR; encoded by the coding sequence ATGGTCGTCGCTGCTCCCCGCCGTCGTACGCTGCCCGCCGCGTTGTCGCTCGTGACGCTGACCGTGATCGCGGCCGTCGCGGCCGTGATCGGGTTCGCGGCCCCTGCGGGGGCGCACGACAGGCTGGTGTCGTCCGACCCCGCGGACGGCGCCGCGCTCGACGCCGTGCCCGCGGCGATCACGTTGACCTTCAACGACGAGGTGCTGGGCACGGGCGCGCAGGTCGTGGTGACGGCGGGCGGCGCCGACGTCGCCGCGCAGCCCGCGCAGGTCGAGGGCACCACCGTCGTGTCGGCCCTGCCGCCGGACGCCCCAGGCGGTGCGTACCACGTGGCCTGGCGAGTCGTCTCGGCGGACGGGCACCCGATCGAGGGCACGTTCGCGTTCACCGTCGCGACGTCCGGGGCGTCCGAGGGGGGCCCGGCGGCCGCGGACCCGCCCGCGGCCGCCGACGCGACCGAGCAGCCGTCGGACGCGACCGCGGACCCCGACGCGGACGCCTCCGCAGGGTCGGCCACCGGCCCGACCGGTGGGCAGACCGAGCCCGCCGACGCCGCGGCCGGCCCGGGTGACGCAGGTTCCGCGGGCGGGTCTCGCGCCTGGGTGTGGGGTGTCGTCGGAGCGGCCGTCGTCGCCACGGGCGCAGCCTCCGTCGTCGGTGCACGCCGGCGCCGCACCCGCTGA
- a CDS encoding penicillin-binding transpeptidase domain-containing protein, whose protein sequence is MRIPPRTTLSRRLGALLLTAALTVPLAACTGSDGPAPDETAKALVGGLKSGSLDGLALAQDTSGDLQTQLTEILAPLLEASGTEQPDVSLVKVATAQDGEDAGRSATATLKWSWPFGGASEWTYLTSAELTLTDPPDGSGDQPTWTTAWSPSILVPDLQPGERLTVSTVQAQRADILDGTGEPLVTTRDVYRLGIDKTHVDASAWDASARALAALVSDGGVAVDADAYAQRVQSAGPKAFVELLTVRKDGSGIDVEGARAIPGVGVIADSAALAPTSTFARAILGRSGEATAEIVENSKGRVKPGDVTGLSGLQKQYDAQLAGTPGVVVTAAKPDADASEARELYKKEAVNGTPLGTTFDVGLQERAEQVLADVVPASAIVAIRPSTGDVLAAASGPGSNGLDTAMLGKYAPGSTFKVVDALAFGREGITPDTTLPCTPTITVNGREFQNVPGYPESAVGDIPLRTAIAQSCNTAMISQHDVVAQDDLVSAAADLGLGVETPVGAPVFAGNVPSDATPAQHAATLIGQDRVEASPFAMARVAASVAAGKRVDPVLVRPATAPDAQEVPPSKLTADEAATLRDLMGGVVKSGSATVLQDVPGIVGAKTGTAQFGDGTQQHTWMIAIAGDLAVAVFVEVGDRGSTTSGPLMHAFLTGS, encoded by the coding sequence GTGCGTATCCCACCCCGCACCACCCTGTCCCGGCGCCTCGGCGCACTCCTGCTGACCGCAGCGCTGACCGTGCCGCTCGCCGCGTGTACCGGGTCCGACGGCCCGGCTCCCGACGAGACCGCCAAGGCGCTCGTCGGCGGTCTCAAGTCGGGGTCGCTCGACGGCCTGGCGCTCGCGCAGGACACTTCTGGCGACCTGCAAACCCAGCTCACCGAGATCCTTGCCCCGCTGCTCGAGGCTTCCGGGACCGAGCAGCCAGACGTCTCGCTGGTGAAGGTCGCGACCGCCCAGGACGGCGAGGACGCCGGGCGCAGCGCGACGGCGACCCTGAAGTGGTCGTGGCCCTTCGGGGGTGCGTCGGAATGGACCTACCTGACCAGCGCGGAGCTCACGCTCACCGACCCGCCCGACGGGTCGGGCGACCAGCCCACCTGGACGACGGCGTGGTCGCCGTCGATCCTCGTCCCCGACCTGCAGCCGGGGGAGCGCCTGACCGTGAGCACGGTGCAGGCACAGCGCGCCGACATCCTCGACGGCACGGGTGAACCGCTCGTGACGACGCGTGACGTCTACCGGCTCGGGATCGACAAGACGCACGTCGACGCGAGCGCGTGGGACGCGTCGGCGCGCGCGCTCGCCGCGCTCGTCAGCGACGGCGGTGTGGCCGTCGACGCCGACGCTTACGCCCAGCGTGTGCAGTCCGCCGGGCCCAAGGCGTTCGTCGAGCTCCTGACGGTGCGCAAGGACGGCTCGGGCATCGACGTCGAGGGCGCGCGCGCGATCCCCGGTGTCGGGGTCATCGCGGACTCCGCTGCCCTCGCCCCGACGTCGACGTTCGCTCGCGCGATCCTGGGGCGCTCGGGCGAGGCGACCGCGGAGATCGTCGAGAACTCGAAGGGCCGCGTGAAGCCCGGCGACGTCACGGGGCTCTCGGGGCTGCAGAAGCAGTACGACGCGCAGCTTGCGGGGACGCCCGGCGTCGTCGTCACGGCGGCGAAGCCCGACGCCGACGCGAGCGAGGCGCGAGAGCTGTACAAGAAGGAGGCCGTGAACGGTACGCCACTGGGGACGACGTTCGACGTCGGGCTCCAGGAGCGTGCCGAGCAGGTCCTCGCCGACGTCGTTCCCGCCAGCGCGATCGTCGCGATCCGGCCGTCGACGGGCGACGTGCTCGCGGCGGCGTCGGGGCCCGGCAGCAACGGACTCGACACCGCGATGCTCGGCAAGTACGCGCCCGGCTCGACCTTCAAGGTCGTGGACGCCCTCGCCTTCGGGCGCGAGGGCATCACGCCCGACACGACACTGCCGTGCACGCCGACGATCACCGTCAACGGCCGCGAGTTCCAGAACGTGCCCGGGTACCCCGAGAGCGCCGTCGGCGACATCCCGCTGCGCACCGCGATCGCCCAGTCGTGCAACACCGCGATGATCAGCCAGCACGACGTCGTCGCGCAGGACGACCTGGTCTCGGCGGCCGCCGACCTGGGCCTGGGCGTCGAGACGCCCGTGGGAGCTCCCGTCTTCGCGGGGAACGTGCCTAGCGACGCGACACCAGCCCAGCATGCCGCGACCCTGATCGGACAGGACAGGGTCGAGGCGTCGCCGTTCGCGATGGCGCGCGTCGCCGCGAGCGTCGCGGCCGGCAAGCGTGTCGACCCCGTGCTGGTGCGCCCGGCCACGGCGCCCGACGCCCAGGAGGTTCCCCCGTCGAAGCTCACGGCCGACGAGGCCGCCACGCTGCGCGATCTGATGGGCGGCGTGGTCAAGAGCGGAAGCGCCACCGTGCTTCAGGACGTCCCCGGCATCGTCGGTGCCAAGACGGGCACCGCCCAGTTCGGCGACGGCACGCAGCAGCACACCTGGATGATCGCGATCGCGGGTGACCTGGCCGTCGCCGTCTTCGTCGAGGTCGGGGACCGGGGCTCGACGACGAGCGGACCGCTGATGCACGCGTTCCTCACGGGGTCATAG
- a CDS encoding HU family DNA-binding protein translates to MSLNKSELVSAIAAKSELTKAQAEDALNAFQEVLVESLSKGEAVKITGLLAVERVERAARTGRNPRTGEEIQIPAGFGVKVSAGSVLKKAVAGE, encoded by the coding sequence ATGTCGCTCAACAAGTCCGAGCTCGTCTCGGCGATCGCTGCCAAGTCTGAGCTCACCAAGGCCCAGGCCGAGGACGCCCTGAACGCGTTCCAGGAGGTGCTGGTCGAGTCGCTCAGCAAGGGCGAGGCCGTGAAGATCACGGGTCTCCTCGCGGTCGAGCGCGTCGAGCGTGCCGCCCGCACGGGCCGCAACCCGCGCACGGGCGAGGAGATCCAGATCCCCGCCGGGTTCGGCGTGAAGGTCTCGGCGGGCTCGGTGCTCAAGAAGGCCGTCGCCGGCGAGTGA
- a CDS encoding lysylphosphatidylglycerol synthase transmembrane domain-containing protein — MPETVPPSADASPSGPQTAALRAVLFDDATPPDADLVRVVDTPERRVRHPSDVLGMIASSLGIALVLVLSVVAHGTTEGVTQDVRGFATLLARILIVPVNVLEGLVTIILPVAVLVELGVRRLGRQVLESIAAAALGMVLGVTALLLVHHLGTPEFVRGLSVYDGRAWHLTIPAYVSAVAALLTVAGPRTRRRTVRWSWNALYVALLVVLITSQVSLPGVLLSLLLGRLAGQAVQYMSGVRSERAYGQSLVLAVRRAGFRPTALVRVRDLGAASGVDDLTRLDDAAAVSRSSDPAALALARSGDNRVYAMLGDDGARYDVVVLDGDRQVVGMLTRMWRALRMRGLEGRAAISLKAVAERTALLSYAAAGAGVRTSRLLGIGMADDSAALVLEHARGAVSLRDLDDDELEGERGDAVLDAAWDQLQRAHAAGLTHHQLTSDVLLVQRDADGSTHVWIAGWEQGEIASTTLSRRLDLTQLLALLALRVGPSRAVASAVRALPPTDISAIGPLLQTIALPTDTRLAVRHAKGLMDELRTALVERLPETDVQPTRLARFGARTVITLALTIVAVSVVVTTINFQQIRDAVVEANPWWVAASFTFAGITWFGAALTLVAFTPGRIPVMRATLAQMAGSFVALATPAGIGPAALNMRFLSRRGVSTPMAVATVALMQFSQIVVTVLLLVVLSLTTGSGGLVDLPSTTILIAVGITATVVVALMLVPGIRRWAWEKSRPTLEQLWPRLSQMLGQPTRLLLGLGGNVIMTMGYVLAFDFALEAFGHSLRLVDVAVIYLVGNTLGALVPTPGGVGGVEGALIAGLTAAGVTGGIAFSVTLLFRVVSYWIRVPIGWVAMRYLESKDEL; from the coding sequence ATGCCCGAGACGGTTCCCCCGAGCGCGGACGCGAGCCCCTCGGGCCCGCAGACCGCCGCGTTGCGGGCGGTGCTGTTCGACGACGCGACGCCGCCGGACGCCGACCTCGTCCGCGTCGTCGACACGCCAGAGCGTCGCGTGCGCCACCCGTCCGACGTCCTGGGCATGATCGCCTCGTCCCTCGGGATCGCCCTCGTGCTGGTCCTGTCGGTGGTCGCGCACGGCACCACGGAGGGCGTCACGCAGGACGTGCGCGGGTTCGCGACGCTCCTCGCCCGGATCCTCATCGTCCCGGTCAACGTGCTCGAAGGCCTCGTGACGATCATCCTGCCGGTCGCCGTGCTCGTCGAGCTCGGCGTGCGCCGGCTGGGGCGGCAGGTCCTGGAGTCGATCGCGGCGGCCGCGCTCGGCATGGTCCTGGGCGTGACCGCGCTGCTGCTCGTCCACCATCTCGGCACGCCCGAGTTCGTCCGCGGCCTGTCGGTGTACGACGGCAGGGCGTGGCACCTGACCATCCCCGCCTACGTGTCCGCCGTGGCGGCGCTGCTGACGGTCGCGGGCCCGCGCACCCGCCGTCGGACGGTGCGGTGGTCGTGGAACGCGCTGTACGTCGCGCTGCTGGTCGTGCTCATCACCTCGCAGGTGTCGCTGCCGGGCGTGCTCCTGTCGCTGCTGCTGGGGCGGCTCGCGGGCCAGGCCGTGCAGTACATGTCCGGCGTGCGCTCCGAACGCGCCTACGGCCAGTCGCTGGTCCTGGCGGTGCGCCGCGCCGGGTTCCGCCCGACGGCGCTGGTGCGGGTGCGCGACCTCGGCGCGGCGTCGGGCGTCGACGACCTCACGCGCCTGGACGACGCCGCCGCCGTCAGCCGCTCCTCCGACCCCGCGGCGCTCGCCCTGGCCCGCTCGGGCGACAACCGCGTCTACGCGATGCTGGGCGACGACGGCGCACGCTACGACGTCGTCGTGCTCGACGGCGACCGGCAGGTCGTCGGCATGCTGACCCGGATGTGGCGGGCGCTGCGCATGCGCGGGCTGGAAGGCCGCGCCGCGATCTCGCTCAAGGCGGTCGCCGAGCGCACCGCGCTGCTGTCGTACGCGGCGGCGGGCGCGGGCGTGCGCACATCGCGCCTGCTCGGCATCGGCATGGCCGACGACTCCGCCGCGCTGGTGCTGGAGCACGCGCGCGGCGCCGTCTCGCTGCGCGACCTGGACGACGACGAGCTCGAGGGCGAACGCGGCGACGCGGTGCTCGACGCCGCCTGGGACCAGCTCCAGCGCGCGCACGCGGCCGGCTTGACCCACCACCAGCTCACGTCCGACGTGCTGCTCGTCCAGCGCGACGCCGACGGGTCGACGCACGTGTGGATCGCCGGCTGGGAGCAGGGCGAGATCGCGTCCACCACGCTCTCGCGCCGGCTCGACCTGACCCAGCTCCTCGCACTGCTCGCGCTGCGCGTGGGCCCGAGCCGCGCGGTCGCCTCGGCCGTGCGGGCGCTGCCCCCGACGGACATCAGCGCCATCGGGCCCCTGCTGCAGACGATCGCGCTGCCCACCGACACACGCCTCGCGGTGCGGCACGCCAAGGGGCTGATGGACGAGCTGCGCACCGCGCTCGTGGAGCGGCTGCCCGAGACCGACGTCCAGCCCACACGCCTTGCCCGGTTCGGCGCCCGCACCGTCATCACGCTCGCGCTGACCATCGTGGCGGTCTCCGTCGTCGTCACGACGATCAACTTCCAGCAGATCCGTGACGCCGTCGTCGAGGCCAACCCCTGGTGGGTCGCGGCCTCGTTCACGTTCGCCGGCATCACATGGTTCGGCGCGGCCCTGACGCTCGTGGCGTTCACGCCCGGACGCATCCCCGTCATGCGCGCGACGCTCGCCCAGATGGCCGGCTCGTTCGTCGCGCTCGCCACGCCCGCGGGCATCGGGCCCGCCGCGCTCAACATGCGCTTCCTGTCGCGCCGTGGCGTGTCCACGCCCATGGCGGTGGCGACGGTCGCGCTCATGCAGTTCTCGCAGATCGTCGTGACCGTGCTGCTGCTCGTCGTGCTCTCGCTCACGACAGGCTCGGGCGGCCTCGTCGACCTGCCGTCGACGACGATCCTCATCGCCGTGGGGATCACGGCCACCGTCGTGGTGGCGCTCATGCTCGTGCCTGGCATCAGGCGGTGGGCGTGGGAGAAGTCGCGGCCCACGCTCGAACAGCTCTGGCCGCGGCTGTCGCAGATGCTCGGCCAGCCCACCCGGCTCCTGCTCGGCCTGGGCGGCAACGTCATCATGACGATGGGGTACGTGCTCGCGTTCGACTTCGCGCTCGAGGCGTTCGGGCACTCGCTGCGCCTCGTCGACGTCGCCGTCATCTACCTCGTGGGCAACACGCTCGGGGCGCTCGTCCCCACGCCCGGCGGCGTCGGTGGCGTCGAGGGCGCGCTCATCGCGGGCCTGACCGCCGCGGGCGTCACGGGCGGGATCGCGTTCTCGGTGACGCTGCTGTTCCGCGTCGTGTCGTACTGGATCCGCGTGCCGATCGGCTGGGTCGCGATGCGCTACCTGGAGTCGAAGGACGAGCTGTAG